A single window of Zootoca vivipara chromosome 17, rZooViv1.1, whole genome shotgun sequence DNA harbors:
- the PYGM gene encoding glycogen phosphorylase, muscle form — MSRPLSDHEKRKQISVRGLAGVENVTDLKKNFNRHLHFTLVKDRNVATPRDYYFALAHTVRDHLVGRWIRTQQYYYEKDPKRIYYLSLEFYMGRTLQNTMVNLALQNACDEATYQLGLDMEELQEIEEDAGLGNGGLGRLAACFLDSMATLGLAAYGYGIRYEFGIFNQKICGGWQVEEADDWLRYGNPWEKARPEYMIPVHFYGHVQHDQDGVKWVDTQVVLALPYDTPVPGYRNNVVNTMRLWSARAPNEFNLKDFNVGGYIQAVLDRNLAENISRVLYPNDNFFEGKELRLKQEYFVVAATLQDIIRRFKSSKFGSRDPVRTSFDAFPDKVAIQLNDTHPSLAIPELMRVLVDIEKLDWDKAWDVTVRTCAYTNHTVLPEALERWPVHLLETLLPRHLEIIYEINQRFLDRVYAKFPGDLDRMRRMSMVEEGSVKRINMAHLCIVGSHAVNGVARIHSEILKATVFKDFYEFEPHKFQNKTNGITPRRWLVLCNPGLAEIIAERIGDDYISDLDQLKKLLNFVEDEGFIRDVAKVKQENKLKFSAYLEKEYKVKINPNSLFDIQVKRIHEYKRQLLNCLHIITLYNRIKKEPNKHFVPRTIMIGGKAAPGYHMAKMIIKLITAIGDIVNNDPVIGDRLRVIFLENYRVSLAEKVVPATDLSEQISTAGTEASGTGNMKFMLNGALTIGTMDGANVEMAEEAGQENFFIFGMRVEDVAELDRKGYCAKDYYDHIPELKQVIDQLSSGFFSPKQPDLFKDIVNMLMYHDRFKVFADYESYIKCQDKVNALYKNTKEWTKMVIKNIATSGKFSSDRTIAQYAREIWGVEPSRQKIPAPDEPRE; from the exons ATGTCTCGGCCGCTGTCCGACCATGAGAAGCGCAAGCAGATCAGCGTGCGCGGCTTGGCCGGCGTGGAGAACGTGACGGACCTGAAGAAGAACTTCAACCGGCACCTGCACTTCACCCTCGTCAAGGACCGCAACGTGGCCACCCCGCGCGACTACTACTTCGCCCTCGCCCACACCGTCCGCGACCACCTCGTCGGGCGATGGATCCGCACCCAGCAATACTACTACGAGAAGGACCCCAAG CGCATCTATTACCTGTCTCTAGAGTTCTACATGGGGCGTACTTTGCAGAACACCATGGTCAACCTGGCCTTGCAGAATGCCTGCGATGAAGCTACCTACCAG CTCGGCCTGGACATGGAAGAGCTGCAGGAGATTGAGGAAGATGCTGGCCTGGGTAACGGAGGGCTTGGGCGCCTGGCAG CCTGCTTCCTGGACTCCATGGCGACCCTCGGCCTGGCGGCCTATGGCTATGGCATCCGCTATGAGTTTGGGATCTTCAACCAGAAGATCTGCGGGGGCTGGCAGGTGGAGGAGGCTGACGACTGGCTGCGCTACGGGAACCCCTGGGAGAAGGCCCGCCCAGAGTACATGATCCCCGTGCACTTCTACGGCCACGTCCAGCATGACCAGGATGGCGTGAAATGGGTTGACACTCAG GTGGTCCTTGCCCTCCCCTATGACACTCCCGTCCCCGGCTATCGCAACAACGTTGTCAACACCATGCGGCTGTGGTCTGCTCGGGCGCCCAACGAGTTCAACCTGAAGGACT tTAATGTCGGTGGCTACATCCAGGCAGTGCTGGACAGAAACCTGGCTGAGAACATTTCCCGGGTCCTGTATCCCAACGACAAT TTCTTTGAGGGCAAGGAGCTGCGTCTGAAGCAGGAGTACTTTGTCGTGGCCGCCACGCTGCAAGACATCATCCGCCGCTTCAAGTCCTCCAAGTTTGGCAGCCGAGATCCCGTCCGCACCTCTTTCGATGCCTTCCCAGACAAG GTCGCTATTCAGCTCAATGACAcccacccctccctggccatccCAGAACTCATGAGGGTTTTAGTGGACATTGAGAAACTGGACTGGGACAAG GCCTGGGATGTCACAGTGCGAACTTGTGCCTATACCAACCACACCGTCTTGCCAGAGGCTCTGGAGCGTTGGCCTGTCCACCTCCTTGAGACCCTTCTGCCCCGCCACCTGGAGATCATCTATGAGATCAACCAGCGCTTCCTCGAT AGAGTCTATGCCAAGTTCCCCGGGGACCTCGACCGCATGCGCCGCATGTCTATGGTGGAGGAAGGCAGCGTCAAGCGCATCAACATGGCCCACCTCTGCATCGTGGGCTCCCATGCTGTCAATGGTGTGGCTCGCATCCACTCCGAGATCCTGAAGGCCACCGT GTTTAAAGACTTCTATGAGTTTGAGCCTCACAAATTCCAGAACAAAACCAATGGCATCACCCCCCGTCGCTGGCTGGTCTTGTGCAACCCAGGGCTAGCTGAAATCATTGCCGAG CGCATTGGGGATGATTACATCTCCGATTTGGATCAGCTGAAGAAACTCCTGAACTTTGTGGAAGATGAAGGCTTCATCCGGGATGTGGCAAAAGTCAAACAG GAGAACAAGCTGAAGTTTTCTGCCTACCTGGAGAAGGAGTACAAAGTGAAGATCAACCCCAACTCGCTCTTCGATATCCAGGTGAAGAGGATTCACGAGTACAAGAGgcagctgctcaactgcctccaCATCATCACTCTCTACAACC ggaTCAAGAAGGAGCCAAACAAGCATTTTGTTCCACGGACGATCATGATTGGAGGCAAA GCTGCCCCTGGCTACCACATGGCCAAGATGATTATCAAACTCATCACGGCCATTGGGGACATTGTCAATAACGACCCTGTCATCGGAGACCGGCTCAGGGTCATCTTCTTAGAGAACTACCGTGTCTCGCTGGCTGAAAAAG TGGTCCCTGCCACCGACCTCTCGGAACAGATCTCCACAGCGGGCACAGAGGCCTCTGGCACCGGGAACATGAAGTTCATGCTGAACGGGGCACTGACAATTGGCACCATGGATGGTGCCAACGTGGAGATGGCCGAGGAGGCTGGCCAGGAGAACTTCTTCATTTTCGGCATGCGGGTGGAGGACGTGGCCGAGCTGGACAGGAAGGG CTACTGCGCCAAGGACTACTATGACCACATCCCTGAGCTGAAGCAAGTTATTGACCAGCTGAGCAGCGGCTTCTTTTCTCCCAAGCAGCCAGACCTCTTTAAGGACATTGTCAACATGCTCATGTATCACGACAG ATTCAAAGTCTTTGCCGATTACGAGTCCTACATCAAATGTCAAGATAAGGTCAATGCTCTTTATAAG